From Cannabis sativa cultivar Pink pepper isolate KNU-18-1 chromosome 8, ASM2916894v1, whole genome shotgun sequence, a single genomic window includes:
- the LOC115701344 gene encoding uncharacterized protein LOC115701344, whose protein sequence is MQESYIYIHYLSKYYPQEIGRIYISFNMASNALTRGSHTINSMVLNLKPFGRKTSYHKNSIRETMKMEKEEVSNVRHINGGHDHDHCDEVSKNDGNEWIPDVRTGIYYPKGHEKVMEDVPPKAGKDINWMSYSDNIH, encoded by the exons atgcaagagagctatatatatatacactatctAAGTAAGTATTATCCCCAAGAAATAGGGAGAATATACATTAGCTTTAACATGGCATCAAATGCACTCACTAGAGGATCACATACCATCAACTCCATGGTTCTCAACCTCAA GCCGTTTGGAAGAAAAACAAGTTATCACAAGAACTCGATTCGAGAGACGATGAAGATGGAGAAGGAAGAAGTAAGTAATGTGAGGCATATTAATGGAGGTCATGATCATGATCATTGTGATGAAGTGAGCAAAAATGATGGGAATGAATGGATTCCTGATGTGCGTACTGGGATTTATTACCCAAAAGGACATGAGAAAGTTATGGAAGATGTTCCTCCCAAGGCTGGGAAAGATATCAATTGGATGTCATATAGTGACAACATTCAttaa